A window of Elgaria multicarinata webbii isolate HBS135686 ecotype San Diego chromosome 2, rElgMul1.1.pri, whole genome shotgun sequence contains these coding sequences:
- the EXD2 gene encoding exonuclease 3'-5' domain-containing protein 2: protein MPRQTTVTVTVATLLGIAAGGLVFWKVIQRRKDKTCIALKRGGTVKERDKEDLLEDNSLSFISPPSIPWAEKILEGKVVIISEAGKWNDVEPLLKKELEHCPVLGIDCEWVSIKGEKAKPVSLLQMAASSGLCILLRLPQLTAGGQVLPKSLLDILADGGILKVGVGCWEDACKLLHDYGVTVKGIVDLRYLAMRQSKALPPNGLSLKTLAERMLNCSLDKSLHLCCSDWEVEQLTHEQIAYAARDAQVSVALFLHLLRLPSLPHAAGSEHALPSWEKVLKKCQGLVDVPFKGKNSSSFGDVENAEDSEEKLKNQKPLTNGQSPVNQQMKDPRKHKRKPLGVGYSARKSPLYDNCFLHAPDGQPLCTCDRKKAQWYLDKGIGELVSTDPFIVKLQFEPSGRPESKVDYYLTVKENLCVVCGKRESYIRKNIVPHEYRKHFPIQMKDHNSHDVLLLCTTCHAISNYYDNHLKLQLAEEFGAPLGCEEGVRLLEDPIRRQVRSGARALLNADSLPDARKAELLQVIKDYFDSATISPEMLQEAAGLETRIFNESYVPHGLKVVKSFAQGGLRSLMLLERRWRQHFLDVMQPRHLPTQWSVDHNHDKLIRKYGEDLQVELS from the exons ATGCCCAGACAAACAACAGTCACTGTTACTGTGGCCACCCTGTTAGGCATTGCAGCAGGAGGGCTGGTTTTCTGGAAAGTCATCCAGCGTCGGAAAGACAAAACTTGCATTGCACTTAAGCGAGGAGGAACAGTTAAAGAACGAGATAAGGAAGACCTCTTGGAAGATAATAGTCTTTCATTCATATCCCCTCCCTCAATCCCCTGGGCAGAGAAGATTCTTGAAGGAAAAGTAGTGATAATTTCTGAAGCAGGCAAATGGAATGACGTGGAACCGTTGCTAAAGAAGGAGTTGGAGCATTGTCCAGTTCTTGGAATTGACTGTGAGTGG GTCTCAATAAAAGGGGAGAAGGCCAAGCCTGTCTCTCTCTTGCAGATGGCTGCCTCCAGTGGCCTTTGCATTCTGCTTCGTTTGCCTCAGTTGACCGCTGGTGGACAGGTTCTTCCAAAGTCTTTGCTGGACATTCTGGCAGATGGTGGCATCCTAAAGGTTGGAGTAGGGTGTTGGGAAGATGCCTGCAAGTTACTTCATGACTATGGCGTAACAGTCAAAGGGATTGTTGACCTCCGGTATTTGGCCATGAGACAGAG TAAGGCTCTTCCCCCAAACGGGCTCAGCCTCAAAACTCTTGCGGAGAGGATGCTCAACTGCTCACTTGACAAGTCTCTTCACCTGTGCTGCAGCGACTGGGAGGTAGAACAACTGACTCATGaacag ATTGCTTATGCTGCTAGGGATGCCCAGGTGTCGGTCGCTCTGTTCCTCCACCTGCTGCGattgccctccctccctcatgcagCAGGCAGTGAACATGCTCTTCCTTCTTGGGAAAAGGTCCTGAAGAAGTGTCAGGGCTTGGTGGATGTGCCCTTCAAAGGAAAAAACAGTAGTAGCTTTGGAGATGTTGAAAATGCAGAAGACTCTGAGGAAAAACTAAAGAATCAGAAGCCACTAACTAATGGGCAGTCCCCAGTCAACCAGCAAATGAAGGATCCTCGGAAGCACAAGCGGAAGCCCCTGGGAGTAGGATATTCCGCCAG GAAATCTCCCTTGTATGACAACTGCTTCTTACATGCGCCAGATGGGCAGCCTCTGTGCACTTGTGATCGCAAGAAGGCCCAGTGGTACCTTGACAAGGGGATTGGAG AGCTGGTGAGCACAGACCCTTTTATTGTAAAGCTACAGTTTGAGCCTTCTGGGCGCCCTGAATCTAAAGTGGATTATTACTTGACTGTCAAAGAGAACCTATGTGTCGTGTGTGGCAAAAGAGAGTCTTACATTCG AAAGAACATAGTACCCCACGAGTATCGGAAACATTTCCCCATCCAGATGAAGGACCACAACTCCCACGACGTGCTCCTCCTCTGCACCACCTGCCATGCTATCTCCAACTACTACGACAACCATCTCAAGCTGCAGCTAGCTGAGGAATTTGGCGCCCCCCTTGGCTGTGAGGAGGGCGTGCGCCTGCTTGAAGATCCCATCCGCAGGCAAGTCCGTTCAGGGGCTCGGGCTCTCTTGAATGCGGACAGCCTCCCTGATGCTCGGAAGGCGGAGCTGTTACAGGTGATCAAGGACTACTTTGACTCTGCAACCATTTCCCCAGAGATGctgcaggaggcagctggactggAGACCAG GATTTTTAATGAGAGCTACGTGCCGCATGGCCTGAAAGTGGTAAAGAGTTTTGCCCAAGGGGGCCTGCGCTCCCTCATGCTGCTGGAGAGACGTTGGCGCCAGCACTTCTTGGACGTCATGCAGCCCAGGCATCTCCCAACGCAGTGGTCTGTGGACCACAATCATGACAAGTTGATCCGAAAATATGGGGAGGATCTGCAGGTTGAACTCTCGTGA